Proteins encoded within one genomic window of Streptomyces sp. NBC_01314:
- a CDS encoding cysteine hydrolase family protein: MKITQNAALVVVDVQKGFDESEFWGPRNNPAADENIASLIVAWQNTDRPVVFVRHDSNQPGSPLRTGYEGNDFKDYVEERRGKGGGPELFVTKSVNSAFYGTPDLDDWFKASGVTQVVLAGIQTNMCVETTARMGGNLGYDVLVALDATHTFDLTGPNGWQLTADELARASAVSLHGGGFARVVTTGELVAAVRP, from the coding sequence ATGAAGATCACGCAGAACGCGGCGCTGGTAGTGGTGGACGTGCAGAAGGGCTTCGACGAGTCGGAGTTCTGGGGCCCGCGCAACAACCCGGCCGCCGACGAGAACATCGCCTCGCTGATCGTGGCCTGGCAGAACACGGACCGGCCGGTCGTCTTCGTACGGCACGACTCGAACCAGCCCGGCTCGCCGCTGCGGACCGGGTATGAGGGAAACGATTTCAAGGACTACGTCGAGGAGCGTCGCGGCAAGGGCGGCGGGCCGGAGCTGTTCGTCACCAAGTCCGTGAACTCGGCGTTCTACGGCACCCCCGACCTTGACGACTGGTTCAAGGCGTCGGGCGTCACCCAGGTCGTACTGGCCGGTATCCAGACCAACATGTGCGTGGAGACCACCGCCCGCATGGGCGGCAACCTCGGTTACGACGTACTGGTCGCCCTCGACGCCACCCATACCTTCGACCTGACCGGCCCGAACGGCTGGCAGCTGACGGCCGACGAACTGGCCCGAGCGAGTGCCGTCTCGCTGCACGGCGGGGGCTTCGCTCGGGTGGTGACGACCGGCGAGCTGGTGGCCGCCGTCCGCCCCTGA